A genomic window from Periophthalmus magnuspinnatus isolate fPerMag1 chromosome 16, fPerMag1.2.pri, whole genome shotgun sequence includes:
- the tnfrsf1a gene encoding tumor necrosis factor receptor superfamily member 1A: MTVCKRTAWMSSLQTHYSFHFNKFDRNKPKFTRANSAQRRGEDVGFRRKTATSFTYCEEKCSDVMFRGFEVVVTVCAAATGRHVEDLPPLFCLRLERCVSVWTKKLKLSPFYAKLGFTCENVAQLKELTCARAVAQTQVVSDGLKQNMEVLEKNRHVILSILLLTSLSVPAAVIQCQEGREFLTEDKICCDKCPPGFKLAEKCHGSNHRTNCTQCPDGQYMDQMNYHPNCFSCRRCRPHLFEVEVSKCQPKKDAVCRCIEGYYKSHIDRQTYECRKCSTCKENERQTEKCSPDSNTVCECKENYYRVNHKCQPCTNCTKDCPDHCPRKEPTKEQPDTSSFVINVIAGVVVAVIFTLVLVVVVTHFATKRQTKRKLRSSSQFEETPKIYQELTVHHEESLNQCVPSQAMSLHLMSHDPSNLPDCVPLEIKMVDMIYSLLDLVPVLQVKQLVRSLGVSDTVIERAELDHRCTKEAHYQMLKAWAEQRSVTCRGGGQVLHLPQLQELLDKLRLMYLEQTAQELEAKFNLL; encoded by the exons ATGACTGTGTGTAAACGAACAGCCTGGATGAGCTCATTACAGACTCATTAcagttttcattttaacaaGTTTGACCGGAATAAGCCAAAGTTTACTC GAGCGAATTCTGctcagagaagaggagaggatgtgGGTTTTCGGAGGAAGACGGCGACCTCTTTCACCTACTGCGAAGAAAAGTgcagtgatgtgatgttcagaGGGTTTGAGGTCGTTGTGACGGTGTGTGCAGCTGCAACCGGGCGCCATGTTGAGGACC TCCCGCCCCTTTTCTGTCTGAGGCTCGAGCGCTGCGTCTCCGTTTGGACCAAGAAGCTCAAACTTTCACCATTTTACGCGAAACTTGGATTTACCTGTGAGAATGTGGCGCAGCTGAAGGAGCTCACCTGTGCGCGCGCCGTGGCTCAGACTCAG GTTGTTTCTGATGGACTGAAGCAGAACATGGAGGTGCTGGAGAAAAACAGACATGTGATATTATCGATTTTGCTTCTCACG TCCCTGTCCGTCCCCGCTGCCGTCATCCAATGCCAGGAGGGACGAGAGTTTCTCACCGAGGACAAAATCTGCTGCGATAAATGTCCTCCAG GTTTTAAACTCGCAGAAAAATGCCATGGGTCAAACCACAGGACCAACTGCACTCAATGCCCCGATGGACAGTACATGGACCAGATGAACTACCATCCAAACTGTTTCAGCTGCCGACGCTGCAGAC CTCATCTGTTTGAAGTCGAAGTGTCAAAGTGTCAGCCGAAGAAAGACGCCGTGTGCCGCTGTATCGAGGGATACTACAAAAGTCACATCGACAGACAAACGTACGAATGTCGCAAATGTTCAACGTGTAAAGAAAACGAACGACAAACAGAGAAAT GTTCTCCCGACTCAAACACCGTCTGTGAATGTAAAGAAAACTACTACAGAGTGAACCACAAGTGCCAGCCCTGCACCAA ttgtaCCAAAGACTGTCCAGACCACTGCCCACGCAAAGAGCCGACCAAAG AACAACCCGACACGAGTTCGTTTGTGATTAACGTGATCGCCGGCGTGGTGGTGGCGGTCATCTTTACTCTGGTGCTGGTCGTCGTCGTCACGCACTTTGCTACGAAACGTCAAACGAAGAGAAAGCTGCGGTCGTCCTCGCAGTTTGAAGAGACTCCGAAAATATACCAG gAGCTGACAGTCCACCATGAGGAGTCTTTAAACCAGTGCGTTCCGTCTCAGGCCATGTCGCTCCATCTGATGAGCCACGATCCGTCCAACCTGCCCGACTGCGTCCCCCTGGAAATAAAGA TGGTGGACATGATCTACTCTCTTCTGGACCTGGTGCCGGTTCTCCAGGTCAAGCAGCTGGTTCGTTCCTTGGGGGTCAGTGACACTGTGATCGAGCGGGCGGAGCTGGACCACCGCTGCACAAAGGAGGCCCACTACCAGATGCTCAAGGCCTGGGCGGAGCAGCGGAGCGTCACCTGCCGAGGGGGCGGACAGGTGCTGCACCTGCCCCAACTGCAAGAGCTGCTGGACAAACTGAGACTGATGTACCTGGAGCAGACGGCGCAGGAGCTGGAGGCCAAGTTCAACCTGCTGTGA